The following proteins are encoded in a genomic region of Alteromonadaceae bacterium 2753L.S.0a.02:
- a CDS encoding choline/glycine/proline betaine transport protein, giving the protein MQISQRSHATFDPFIFFSVSTIVVALLLAALFDLDALNHDLVGMRQWIVTRFSWLFVLVVTALTVFSFFLAFSKFGAIRIGKDSARPQFSTLTWLAMLFSAGMGIGLVFYGVAEPIMHYSHPPFAKPETAVAARDAMRISIFHWGLHAWGIYAVLGLALGLAHHRYGEPLAIRSTLRPLLGNKTHQMAGKVIDIVAVLATLFGLATSLGLGAAQINAGLSRLFGVNVNTNVQLMIITIITLCATLSLVTGLDRGIRRLSELNMLLALLLLLFVFIVGPTAFFMRELPDTIGSYVQTVFSMSLFTGVFRNAEWQQSWTVFYWAWWISWSPFVGTFIARVSAGRTIREFVLGVLLAPTAAGLLWFSIFGGAALHTEIFADGGIVEAVDKNTATAIFALLDVFPMAGLSSLIAIVLVAIFFITSSDSGSFVVDMLTSGGNPSPPIWQRIFWALSEGAIAGTLLLIGGLSALQAGAVSSGLPFCIILVGVSVCLWQRLKTEPAVSTR; this is encoded by the coding sequence ATGCAAATATCCCAGAGATCCCACGCGACGTTTGATCCATTTATTTTTTTCAGTGTTTCGACCATTGTTGTCGCGCTATTGCTTGCGGCACTGTTTGATCTTGACGCGCTTAATCATGATCTCGTCGGTATGCGGCAATGGATTGTCACGCGGTTTTCGTGGCTGTTTGTATTGGTCGTTACTGCGCTTACGGTATTTTCATTCTTTCTCGCGTTTTCGAAATTTGGCGCTATACGCATCGGGAAAGACAGCGCTCGCCCGCAATTCAGCACATTGACCTGGCTGGCGATGTTGTTTAGTGCGGGTATGGGCATTGGCTTGGTATTCTATGGCGTTGCCGAACCCATCATGCATTACAGTCATCCGCCATTTGCCAAGCCAGAAACCGCGGTGGCCGCGCGCGATGCTATGCGCATTTCCATTTTTCATTGGGGGCTGCATGCCTGGGGAATTTATGCGGTATTGGGTTTGGCCCTGGGCTTGGCGCATCATCGCTATGGTGAACCCCTGGCAATTCGATCCACGCTGCGACCCCTGCTGGGTAACAAAACCCATCAGATGGCTGGCAAAGTTATCGATATCGTTGCGGTATTGGCAACTTTGTTTGGTCTTGCAACTTCATTGGGTTTAGGCGCTGCGCAAATAAATGCTGGGCTGTCGCGTCTGTTTGGTGTGAATGTAAACACCAACGTGCAGTTGATGATCATTACCATTATTACACTGTGCGCTACGCTTTCGTTAGTCACTGGGCTCGATCGCGGCATTCGCCGCTTGAGTGAGCTGAACATGTTGTTGGCGTTATTATTATTACTGTTTGTATTTATTGTGGGGCCTACCGCGTTTTTTATGCGGGAACTGCCAGACACCATCGGTAGTTATGTGCAAACCGTATTCAGCATGAGTTTGTTTACCGGCGTGTTTCGCAATGCAGAGTGGCAGCAATCCTGGACGGTTTTTTATTGGGCGTGGTGGATTTCCTGGTCACCGTTTGTGGGAACGTTTATTGCGCGTGTTTCTGCAGGTAGAACCATCAGGGAGTTTGTGTTGGGTGTCCTTTTGGCGCCCACAGCAGCGGGTTTGTTGTGGTTTTCCATTTTTGGTGGTGCCGCGCTGCATACTGAAATATTCGCTGATGGCGGTATTGTTGAAGCCGTTGACAAAAATACGGCAACCGCCATTTTTGCCTTGCTGGATGTATTCCCAATGGCAGGTTTAAGCAGTTTAATTGCAATCGTGTTGGTGGCGATATTTTTTATCACTTCATCGGATTCCGGTTCGTTTGTGGTAGACATGCTTACCTCGGGTGGCAATCCCTCACCGCCAATTTGGCAACGTATATTCTGGGCGCTGAGTGAAGGTGCGATAGCCGGTACCTTATTGCTCATCGGTGGGCTTTCGGCGTTACAGGCGGGGGCGGTGAGTTCCGGCCTGCCATTTTGTATTATCCTGGTGGGTGTAAGTGTGTGTTTGTGGCAACGCCTAAAAACCGAACCTGCAGTTTCGACGCGCTAA
- a CDS encoding glycine/sarcosine N-methyltransferase, protein MSAYDVLPLDQIPAEQQFGVEPTKRRESDNYQSEYVQKFVERWDDLIDWEARAKSEGAFFIEQLKALRKHKILDVATGTGFHSVQLLKSGFSVTSSDGNGQMLVKAFDNAKAHGHVLQSVHADWRWLNRDVDGLFDAVICLGNSFTHLFEESDRRRALAEFYAALKYDGVLIIDQRNYDDILDNGFSSKHKYYYCGEKVSAEPVHVDSGLARFEYSFADGSKHHLNMFPLRKNYMREILMEAGFQKIETYGDFQETYRDNEPDFFIHIAHKAYHNE, encoded by the coding sequence ATGAGTGCATATGACGTCTTACCTCTCGACCAAATACCTGCAGAGCAGCAATTTGGAGTAGAACCTACAAAGCGTCGTGAGAGCGACAATTATCAATCTGAATACGTACAAAAGTTCGTTGAGCGATGGGACGATCTCATCGATTGGGAGGCTCGGGCCAAAAGCGAAGGCGCTTTTTTTATCGAGCAACTCAAGGCATTGCGTAAACACAAAATTCTGGATGTGGCTACAGGCACCGGCTTTCACTCGGTGCAGCTTTTAAAATCCGGATTTAGTGTAACCAGCTCTGATGGTAACGGCCAGATGCTGGTAAAAGCGTTCGATAATGCCAAGGCACACGGCCATGTATTACAGTCAGTACACGCCGACTGGCGCTGGTTAAACCGCGATGTCGATGGATTATTCGATGCCGTGATCTGTCTTGGAAATTCATTTACCCATTTATTTGAAGAGTCTGATCGCAGAAGAGCGCTCGCTGAATTTTACGCGGCCTTAAAATATGACGGCGTTTTAATTATCGATCAACGTAATTATGACGATATTCTCGACAACGGCTTTTCAAGCAAGCATAAATATTATTATTGTGGCGAAAAGGTTTCTGCTGAACCGGTGCACGTTGATAGTGGCCTTGCGCGTTTTGAATATTCCTTCGCTGATGGTTCGAAACATCATCTCAACATGTTTCCACTGCGTAAAAATTATATGCGCGAAATATTAATGGAGGCCGGTTTTCAGAAAATAGAAACCTACGGTGATTTTCAGGAAACCTATCGCGATAATGAGCCCGATTTTTTTATTCATATTGCTCATAAGGCTTACCATAATGAATAA
- a CDS encoding ribosomal protein S18 acetylase RimI-like enzyme: MVTIVEAQAHDMEAICRLSNQINEQHHQNLPEIFRKPTSLLQDANYWQTFMGKQHSIVLVANIGNAIVGAIAATVQLSDSTPFLVPCLRCRILTIVVDEVHQRQGIGKALMSAVENWARAKGAKTIGLEVMAFNRQAFDFYELLGFEILTHKMQKDI; encoded by the coding sequence ATGGTAACGATAGTAGAAGCACAAGCCCACGATATGGAAGCCATTTGTCGTTTGTCTAATCAAATTAATGAACAACACCACCAGAATTTACCAGAAATTTTTAGAAAACCCACCAGCCTTCTGCAGGATGCAAACTACTGGCAAACGTTTATGGGCAAGCAACACAGCATTGTGTTAGTTGCAAATATAGGCAATGCAATCGTTGGTGCGATAGCCGCCACTGTGCAACTTAGCGATTCGACACCGTTTTTAGTTCCATGCCTGCGCTGTCGAATATTGACTATCGTAGTGGACGAAGTCCATCAACGCCAGGGCATTGGTAAGGCTTTAATGAGCGCCGTTGAAAATTGGGCACGCGCAAAGGGCGCGAAAACTATCGGCCTCGAAGTTATGGCCTTTAATCGTCAGGCCTTTGATTTTTATGAGTTATTGGGATTTGAAATTCTTACCCATAAAATGCAAAAAGATATTTAG
- a CDS encoding sarcosine/dimethylglycine N-methyltransferase, with the protein MNKRSEAENIAEQYYDSSDADTFYERVWGGEDIHIGLYESGLDIYEASRRTVVKMAQNLADLNEQSRVLDLGAGYGGAARYLAKTFGCKVTCLNLSETQNARNRELCQQQNLQDNVSVVHGSFENIPEEHNSFDVVWSQDAFLHSGKRHVVLQEVARVLQPGGELIFTDPMQADDCPQDVLKPVYDRLHLDSLASVAFYRKTLAALGFMEVLYEPLTHQLRQHYFQVGESLRSDYKTLTGDVSHQYLDRMITGLDNWVKAADDNYLAWGILYFQKNV; encoded by the coding sequence ATGAATAAACGTAGCGAAGCAGAAAATATTGCTGAGCAGTACTATGACAGCAGTGATGCGGATACCTTTTACGAACGCGTATGGGGGGGTGAGGATATTCACATCGGTTTATATGAATCGGGTTTGGATATATACGAAGCCAGTCGCCGAACCGTGGTAAAAATGGCTCAAAACCTTGCCGATTTGAACGAACAAAGCCGTGTGCTGGATCTAGGCGCCGGGTACGGCGGTGCAGCACGTTACCTCGCGAAAACCTTCGGTTGCAAGGTAACTTGTTTAAATCTCAGCGAAACGCAAAACGCGCGTAATCGCGAGTTATGTCAACAACAAAATCTGCAAGATAACGTGAGTGTGGTACACGGTAGTTTTGAAAATATTCCCGAAGAGCACAACAGTTTTGATGTTGTTTGGTCGCAAGATGCCTTTCTACACAGCGGAAAACGACACGTGGTTTTACAGGAGGTTGCGCGCGTATTGCAGCCCGGTGGAGAATTAATATTTACCGACCCGATGCAGGCAGATGATTGCCCACAAGACGTGTTAAAGCCCGTGTATGATCGACTGCACCTGGATTCTTTAGCCTCTGTAGCGTTTTATCGTAAAACCTTGGCCGCGCTCGGGTTTATGGAAGTTTTGTACGAGCCTTTAACCCATCAATTACGGCAACATTATTTTCAGGTCGGAGAATCATTGCGCAGTGATTACAAGACCTTAACGGGTGACGTGAGCCACCAATATTTGGATCGTATGATCACAGGTTTGGATAACTGGGTAAAAGCCGCCGATGATAATTATCTCGCCTGGGGAATATTGTATTTTCAAAAAAATGTGTAG
- a CDS encoding glutathione S-transferase: protein MRLIGMLDSPYVRRVAISLEFLGLGFTHEAKSVFTTFEEFKGINPVVKAPTLICDDNEILMDSSLILQFVEASLTNNVTLWPDDPKSLPGAFRAVCLSLAACDKGVQLIYERNLRPETAQFEPWIERVSGQIQAALEGLEIEIKNRPALFSEAGHASIASAIAWQFISSQLSGEAILGDYPNLVAHSEKMEMLDQFKKYPPVGPGVKQQA, encoded by the coding sequence ATGAGACTGATAGGCATGCTCGATTCGCCTTATGTACGACGTGTTGCTATTTCATTGGAGTTTTTGGGCCTTGGATTTACGCATGAAGCGAAATCAGTGTTTACCACATTTGAGGAATTTAAGGGTATCAACCCGGTTGTTAAAGCGCCCACCTTGATATGCGACGATAACGAGATTCTCATGGATTCTTCCCTGATACTCCAATTTGTTGAGGCAAGCCTGACAAACAATGTAACTTTGTGGCCAGATGACCCTAAGAGTTTACCTGGCGCCTTTAGGGCGGTGTGCTTGTCGTTAGCGGCTTGTGACAAAGGTGTGCAGCTGATTTACGAGCGCAACCTTCGCCCAGAAACAGCACAGTTCGAGCCCTGGATCGAAAGGGTGTCGGGTCAAATACAGGCGGCACTCGAAGGTTTGGAAATAGAAATTAAAAATCGACCTGCCCTTTTTTCCGAGGCTGGGCATGCGAGCATTGCAAGTGCCATAGCGTGGCAATTTATCAGCTCTCAGCTGAGTGGCGAAGCGATATTGGGTGACTACCCAAACTTGGTAGCGCATTCCGAAAAAATGGAAATGTTAGATCAATTTAAAAAATATCCACCGGTCGGCCCAGGTGTTAAGCAACAAGCTTAA
- a CDS encoding monoamine oxidase produces the protein MKKPPIAIIGGGLSGLYAAYLLEQRGYHECVLFEARDRLGGRILSAVQEDNLASGNRFDLGPSWYWPDFQTEMDGVVAQLGLVSFEQFELGDQVVEPPNKEPPVRMRGYVNMPPSMRIAGGMAALIDALRSRLKTTQIITGAQVRSLRILENTADINSELEVSCDGHQTASHKVAHVLLALPPRLAQHSIRFEPALPTALATEWAATPTWMAPHAKYVAVYSQPFWREFGLSGAAQSARGPLAEIHDASIPEGKGALFGFFGVAAAGRDTVDKNTLLTLCRQQLVRLFGPAAATPEIEFLSDWAKEVFTATPADFDGTGEHPEAPAATATSSPWQDRIIGVGSEWSPQFSGYLAGAIEAAHLGVQHVLKANTKHSV, from the coding sequence ATGAAAAAACCCCCGATTGCCATTATCGGCGGCGGTTTAAGCGGGCTTTATGCGGCTTACCTTCTGGAACAGCGGGGCTACCACGAATGCGTGCTCTTTGAGGCTCGCGATCGTTTGGGGGGGCGAATTTTATCTGCGGTACAGGAGGATAATCTCGCATCTGGCAACCGTTTTGATCTGGGCCCCTCTTGGTATTGGCCGGATTTTCAAACGGAAATGGATGGCGTGGTGGCGCAATTGGGTTTGGTGTCTTTTGAACAATTTGAGTTGGGAGATCAAGTCGTTGAGCCACCCAATAAAGAACCCCCAGTTCGCATGCGGGGTTATGTAAATATGCCACCTTCGATGCGCATTGCGGGTGGTATGGCAGCACTGATTGACGCGCTGCGATCACGACTTAAAACCACGCAAATTATTACAGGAGCTCAGGTTCGCAGTCTCCGTATTTTGGAAAACACAGCAGATATTAATAGTGAGCTTGAAGTGAGCTGCGACGGGCACCAGACTGCATCGCATAAAGTTGCGCATGTGCTATTGGCGCTGCCGCCTCGGCTGGCGCAACACTCTATCCGTTTCGAACCGGCGTTGCCAACGGCGCTAGCCACAGAATGGGCAGCGACACCTACGTGGATGGCGCCACACGCGAAGTATGTCGCCGTTTACAGTCAGCCCTTTTGGCGCGAATTCGGTTTATCGGGTGCGGCACAGAGTGCGCGAGGCCCGCTGGCGGAAATCCATGACGCATCCATTCCAGAAGGCAAAGGTGCGTTATTCGGATTTTTTGGAGTGGCGGCAGCCGGTCGCGACACAGTGGATAAAAACACGCTGCTCACCCTATGTCGTCAGCAATTGGTGCGCCTGTTTGGCCCTGCGGCAGCGACGCCTGAAATTGAATTTCTAAGCGATTGGGCCAAAGAGGTTTTTACTGCAACGCCCGCCGATTTTGACGGCACTGGTGAGCATCCCGAAGCGCCTGCGGCAACAGCAACTTCCAGCCCCTGGCAAGACCGTATTATCGGCGTGGGCAGCGAATGGTCACCGCAGTTTTCAGGGTATTTGGCTGGGGCAATTGAAGCGGCGCATTTGGGCGTGCAGCATGTGTTGAAAGCGAACACGAAACATAGCGTGTGA